GTACTGTCTGAAAATTTCAATGCCCGCTTGCGGAGAAGAAATACAGAAAACACAGTTGCTCACCCATTCCGAACCTCGGTTGGTTCCCGATTTGCAGTTGCTTTGATATGCAGGGGTGACCTTTTCTCTCCAGTAATCCGCAGAGCCAATTAAAAATATAGGAACAGGAGGTTTTTTCCCTGTTTTTATGCTGATAAGCTCTAGAGAGAACTCAAAATCTGTTCCCATGCCTCCAGTAACAAATAGAGCTAAGTCTACATGGAAATGCTCTTGACGTTGAATTAAAGAAGATAGCCGGTAGGTCATTTTTGCTTGAAGATAACAGTTTGCTTTCTGATGTGATACCGGGGAGCCCTCAAAATCTATATTATTACCACAAGAGAGCAAATTTAATTCTTCAGCGACTTCGTTTCCTATCGCCATTGCTCCTGGACCTCCTCCGGTCATGATAGCTAGGGGAGTTCCCGGAGGGAAACCAGGAAGGGTCATAGTTTGGGTTAACTCGTGCAGACCTTTAAGAAGATCACGGAGATCTTGTTTATACCCTTCAGAAACAATACAAGAACCGTGAATGCCGATAAAATATGCCGAGCGAAACTCTTGAATACGTTTTGCAGGAACAAACATTCCAGAATCTTTGCCGCGACGTTTTACATATTGTAAAACGCGGTTAGAGGTTTGATCTACCCAAAATATAGCGATCCCCGCAAAGTATAAATCCATAAGCAAAGAACGATCATGCTCTGAGAAATACCCACCATAGTTATACGAGGGTATTTGAAAATAGATTTGCTGAAGGTAATAATTTACATGATAGGAAAGTAACATCCCTTTAAGACAAGATGAAGGGAAATACCTTGAGAATAATACTCCCTGACTTGTGATATGCCCTGTTTCCATAGCTTGTAAAAAAGGAAAACATGGTTGTTCTTCTATGTATTCCTGAATATTTTCAGGATAGGAATGTTCCTTATTGTACAAGGATTCCGCAGATCCTACTAACCAAGAATCAGAAGATAGATGAAGGATTTCGCTGCCTTTAGAGATAAATGTAGAGACTTTTTCCTTTTCTCCAGGTGCAGTTTGAAAAATATCAAAGATGCACTTGTCGGATTCTAAAGAAGATTTTAGAAGATCACGATAACAGAAAAAAGAGTGCTCTTTGTAAGGCTCTATAGTAAAGAATTCTAAAGGAATTCTTTCCACAGGAACGGAACTTGTTCCGTGAAACTCATAGATATCTCCAGATTCTTGAGTTGTAGGTTCTAAAATATTCGCTGCTGTATGGGTGACTCCTTCAGGAAGGAGATCATTTACAACGCGAGCAAATACAGTTCTAATGTGTAGAGGCTCTGTTTTTATGAGTAAAATATGATTGCTTAAAGGGAGTTTTTCTCGTTCTACTTTATGTTGATATAAAGAAAGGAAATTTCTAACTCTGAGGTTTGGCTGTCCTAAGGCTTTACCTATCAAAGGCAGTAAACCATAAATTTTGTGATCGTATTGAATAACCCCAGGAAGAGTAGGAAGCGTGATAACAAGGCGATCATCAATAACATCTAGAGAAATCAGATGTTCTAATTTTTTCCCGAAGCATAAAAGAGGGGCTCCTTCTTTATCGGTATGTTTTAGCATTCTCTCTAAGTATTGGATAGAGCGTACTAACCTACGATCATCAGAAGCAAATAATTTTGCAATATAGTCACCAGGTTCCAATAGGGTGAGCATTACAGATGCTATGGGATCGTGACTGCTAATTTGTAGTAATAAGCGTGCGCGGCAGCGCGCTTTGCTAATTTCCGACTCGGTAATTTTTGCATCCACACCTAACTGAGCTAGTGAGCTTTTTAGATTGAGATGTAAGCAGTGCTTAGGTAAATGAAAACCCAAGAAGTACTCTGGGATGTTTGTGATTTCTATTTCTCCCTCGTAAGTATTTTGAGATAGCATACGTAAAGGCGAAGTAAGATATCCATCTGGAGAAGTTGCGTCGTGATTCCTGTGGAATAGGTTATACATGTATCCTCTGATAAGCAGTCTTTGTAGCTTGAAGGCTTTGTTTTAGATGAAAAAGATTTTTAAGAAAATGGAAAGAAACATCTTTGCGATTGAGAATTATTTTTCTCTGGATACAATGGAGGGTTTTTAAAAAGGATGGGAAATATGCGAATTCCGAGAAGCGTTGGTACACACGACGGTTCTTTTCATGCTGATGAAGTCACAGCGTGTGCATTGCTTATTTTGTTCGATCTTATTGATGAAGGGAAAATTATTCGTACGCGAAATCCTGACAAGCTCGCAGAATGCGAGTATGTCTGTGATGTCGGCGGTATATACTCTTTAGATCAAAAAAGATTCGATCATCACCAAGTTTCTTATGAGGGACCTTGGAGTAGCGCGGGAATGATTTTGAATTATCTTAAGGGACAAAGACTTATAGATCTAGAGGAATACCATTTTCTAAATCATACTCTCATTCACGGAGTAGATGAACAAGATAATGGCAGGTTCTTCTCAAAAGAAGGCTTCTGTTCTTTTTCTGACATCATTAAGATATACAATCCTGAAGAAGGTAGGAACTCTTCGGATGCGGATTTCTTTTTCGCTTTAAAATTTACTATAGATTTACTCAAGCGTTTGAGAAGCAAGTTTCGCTATGATCGCATGTGTAGAGACGTTGTAAGATCCGCTATGGAAAAAGATGAGTTCTGCTTGTATTTTGATCGTCCTTTGGCTTGGCAGGAAAACTTCTTTTTCTTAGGTGGGGAGCAACATCCCGCAGCATTTGTGTGTTTCCCTTCTTGTGATCAGTGGATCCTTAGAGGGATTCCTCCAACTCTTGATCGACGCATGGAAGTTCGAATACCTTTTCCAGAAAATTGGGCAGGGCTACTCGGAAAAGAGCTCGAGGAGGTCAGTGGCCTCCCAGGGGCAATTTTCTGTCATAAGGGATTGTTTTTATCCGTTTGGGATAGCCAAGAACACTGCCGACGTGCCCTGCAACTGGTATTAGAAAATCGAGGATTGGTATGACCATTTTTGAAAAAATTATCGAAGGCTCAATAGATTGCGAAAAAGTTTTTGAAAATGAGAATTTTATAGTTATTAAAGATCGCTTTCCCCAAGCTGCTGTTCACTTGTTAATCATTCCTAGAAAACACATAAAAAGATTGCAAGATATGCAAGATGGAGATTTTTCTTTGCTTGCGGAAGCTGGGAAGATCATTCAGCAGTTAGCTGAAGATTTCGCTATTGCTGATGGATATCGTGTTGTGATCAATAATGGAACTGAAGGGGGACAGAGCGTATTCCATCTGCATATTCATCTTTTAGGTGGAAGTTCATTAGGGGCTATAGCCTAGTTTTCCTGTTTTTATTTGGTAATGTAGCGCAGGGATCCGAGTCTTTGCGACACTACTTATTAATTCATAATTTCTCAGAGGCTACCAAAGAGGCAAAAAAACTGTTATCTTCGGAGTGCTCATTGGTAAACGCTCGTTTGGCTTTGAAAGCATTAGCCCAAGGAAAGGAATATGAATCTTGGAGCAGGGAATTCGCGAAATGCCAACGCTCCCACCCGCAAATATCCAAAGATCGTGATGTTTTAGAGGATTTTGCTTTGCAGGTTCTTTCCGATGGTATTTGCCATCCCTCTATGACTGTTCGTGCTGTTAGTGTTCTTTCCATAGGGTTGGCGAGAGATTTCCGTTTAGCCCCGCTTGTTTTGTCCGCTCTTTATGATGATAGCGTGATTGTTCGTACGCTAGCTTTGCAGGTTGTCTTGCAATACGGATCAAAAAGTTTAAAAGATACCGTATGTAAAATCGCACGTGATGATGATTCTATGCAGGTACGCATGATGGCATATCAAGTAGCTGCGATATTGGGTATTGAAGAACTTCTTCCTTATCTTAAGGAACGGGCTGGAAACCAGCTTATTGATGGTGAGGAACGCCGTGAGGCATGGAAAGCATCTTTGATGCTAACCCCGCAGCTAATTACCGGAGCAAAGATACAAGAGGATATGGATCAGGCATTATTTGCCTGCGAACTTTTCCGTCAGGGAGGAGAAGAAAAAGATGAGAACGTTCTTTTAGATCTTCTTTCTATACAATATCCTGAAGTTCAGGAGGCTGCTTTGCGGACGGCTTTAGCTTGCGGACGGGATATTAGTTGCGGCTCAAAAAAAATAGCAGATCAGGTGCGCTATATTGCGCAAACATCTCCTGTTCCTAAAGTACGTTTACAGTCTGCGGCTCTTCTCTATCTTCAAGGAGACCCTCTAGGAGAGGAAAAACTCGTTGAGGGTCTGCTTTCTCCTTTTGTTTCTGTTTGTGAAGCGGCATCTGCCGCAGTGTGCTCTTTAGGAATACAAGGGAAAGAACTCGCAGATAAATATCTCCATTCTGTTGTCTCTAGGAAAGCCGCAGCAAATCTTGCAATTTTGCTTCTTGTCTGTCGTGAAAACATAGAGAAAGCCGGAGATGTTATCGCAGAGTTTATCTCAGATCCTGAGATGTGCTGGGCCGTAGAACAGTTCCTTTGGGATTCCCAATGGACACCAAAAAACGAAACCCTTCCTTTGTATTTTGATATGGTAAAAAGAGAAATTGCCAGGAAGCTTATTCGTTTACTAGCAGTTGCAAAGTATAGCAAGGTAAAGAAAGTTACTAGAGATTTTCTTGCAGGGCGGCAGCAGCAAGGATGGAGCTTTTTTTCAGGTTTATTTTGGGAAGAGGGAGATGAACAAGCCGCAGAAACATGGAAAGGAGATAAGAGTTTCGCCTCTAAATTAGAGTCTATTTTAGCCGCACTCTGTAAGAAAAAAACTAACGAGTCTTTGCATGAGGCAATCGGTCTCTATCCTGAAAGTCGTTGGCAAGACAAACTCGCTATTTTAGAAGGCGTTGCTTTTTCTGAAAATACCGAAGCTATAGAGTTCCTTTTAAATTGTTGTTATCACGAAACCCCTTCGCTGCGTTCCGCAGCGGCAGGAGCTTTGTTTGCTCTGTTTAAATAGAGCGCCATTATCTTAGAGACCAGAAGATTCCTGAGAATTTTCAATAGAAGTCGCCTCTAAACTTTCCTTATATTGATTGAGATCTTCAATTAGTAAAGCTAATAAACGATTCTGCTCTTCTTTAGAAAAGTAGGATTTGCAGTAGTTCGCTAGAGTTGCCAATAGGTCATCTAAAAAATAGATCACATTATAAATAAATTTCTTTAAATAAAGATTAGAAATTTTTTTAATAGTTTTGTTCATAATTAATCATTTTAATATGTTTCTTTGTCTGGCTTCCTAAATAATAAATAGTTTTTTTCTGTGCCCTTTAATTTTAAAGGGATGGAAGAGTTTTTATAGATTTTTAAGTATTTTTATTGGATAATCATGGAGAAGTCTAAAGCGCTGAGATTTTTAATATGCAAACAAGTTCTTTTTCATTGAAAATGCTGCGCGCTTCTTTATTTTCTTTAAGTTTCCGTTATTCCGGACGCTACCTCCATCGAATCTAGCTGTTTTTTTTAGTAAAATTTTTTGCTGAAGATGTTTTGTAAATTTCTGTCTCTTTTGAGATGGTTTTTCTTCGGCTTGTATAATTTTTTTTACAGTTGAGAGTTTCGATATGAATTTTGGATTATTTTTGTGTTGTTTGTTAGGGGTGCAAGCCTTTTGTTTATTTGTAGGCCGTAAGGGTGGATCTACAATTCAAGATCGCGAGGGATACTTTCTCGCAGGGAGAAGTTTAAAGACTTTTTCATTAATGATGACATTCATTGCTACACAAATCGGCGGGGGAGTTTTACTAGGAGCCGCAGAAGAAGCCGCTCGCTATGGTTATGGGGTGATTTTCTATCCTCTGGGAGTAGCTCTAGGATTGGTGCTTCTAGGAATGGGACCCGGAAAAAAACTCGCTGCAGGATCTATAGTTACTGTAGTGACAGTTTTTGAGAGCGTCTATAAATCAAAAAAGCTACGTAAAATGGCTTTTTTACTTTCAGCGCTATCGCTATTTTTTATTCTTGTAGCTCAAATTGTAGCTTTAGATAAGCTATTTAGTGTTTTCTCCTACGGGAAATTTCTAACAGCTATTTTTTGGTCAACATTGGTATTTTACACATCCGCAGGGGGATTTCGTGGAGTTGTAAGAACTGATATTATTCAGGCGCTGTTTCTTCTCGCGGCTGTTTTGACTTGCACAATTTCTGTTTGGCTAGGATCTCGGGAGCTCACCCCTATTTTAGCACCGTCATTTTCTCCCTTACCAACAAGCAAATTACCCGGGTGGATTTTCATGCCTATGGTATTTATGATTGTTGAGCAGGATATGGTACAACGCTGCGTGGCAGCATCATCACCAAAAAGACTCCAGTGGGCCGCTATACTCGCAGGTATTGTTATTCTTTTGTTTAACTTCATCCCGCTATTTTTAGGATCCTTAGGAGCTAAATTGGGTATTGCTCAAGGTTGTGTCCTTATTGATACCGTTTCTTATATAAGTGGGCCTTCCTTAGCAGCTGTTATGGCAGCCGCCATAGGAGTGGCAATACTTTCCACCGCGGATTCCTTAATCAGTGCTGTTGCTCAGCTTATTAGCGAAGAGGTACCAAAAATCTCCTCAATAAATTACCGCTATCTGATTTTTGCTATTGCCTTAGCTGCGCCTCTTACAGCTATAGGTTTTACCAATATTGTCGATTTGCTCATGCTAAGCTATAGTCTTTCGGTATGTTGCCTTTCCGTCCCTATAGGTGCCGCTCTTCTTACTCGCTATCAGGCTAGCTCCGCATCTGCTTGGGCTGCAGTGCTCATGGGAGGGGCTGTTTACTCCTCGGGGTATTTCATAACCATTCCATTTTCTAGGGACTTAATAGCTTGGTTATGCTCGCTATTGGCTTTCATTCTCATAGAACTTGGCTATGTATATTATAAAAAGCCCATCAAAGAAAAAGCTTAACCAGGAAAATCAGAGCTAGGCTTTGCTCTCATTTCCTCGGGGTTTGTTTTCTCTCTGATCATTTTTTTCTTTCAGTTCACCTTCTTGTTTACTAACAAGAAGGTGAGTTGATTGAAGAAGTTATCTTATATCAGGATTCGGTAGTTGTTTTAGACTAGAAAGAAGTTCTATAAGAGAGGATAGGAAGGCTTGAAACAGGGGTTCGTCAGGATGCTCAGGAATACCCCTGAGTAATTTTCTACAATAATAAATTAGCCAATACAAGGCATATAATAGACATTGTAAAAGATAAAGCTTGCATGTTTGTTTTATCATGTACCTCCATGAAGAAACGACTCTTATTCCTTCATTTTTTATTTGATAATCAAATAGTTAAAAGATAAAAACTCTGCAATAGATTTTTAATAAAAAAAGTTAACTCCTCTGGATTTTATTTATAACTAAGCAACAAGATTTCGTTATTTAGTTATAAATAATTCTTATTTTTGCTGAGAAAAAAACGAAATCCCTAGGATTTTTGACAAAGATCATCAGAGTATTTTTCTCTTTCTAGAGCATACAACTCGCAAAGTTCTTCAGGGGTGATGTGCTGTTTCCCATCACAGAGGGCTTTTTCAGGGCGTTCATGAACTTCGATCATGAGCCCATCAGCACCAGCAGCTAAAGCAGCTTTTGCAAGAGGAGCAACTAAAGAGCTTTTCCCAGAGGCATGCGAAGGATCTACAATTACAGGAAGAGGGCTGATTTCTTTAAGTAAAACTAGAGTGTTTAAATCTAGAGTGTAGCGGGTGGACGTTTCAAAAGAACGAATTCCTCGCTCACAAAGAATCACCCCAGGACAGGACGGAGAGTTTAGTAGATACTCCGCGGAGCAGAGCCACTCTTCTATAGTTGCTGAGGGATTGCGTTTAAGGATAATTGGACGGTGACTTTGAGCAACTTCTTGAAGCAAAGAAAAGTTTTGCATATTTCTTGCTCCGATACGAAGAATGTCGACATTTTCTGCAGTAATTTCCACATCACGAACATCTAAAACTTCTGTTTCTGTGAGGAGACCGTGAATGCGTTGAGCTTCCTTATGCCAGGAAACTTTTTCCCTATCCCAGCCTTGGAAAGTATAGGGGCTGGTTCTGGGTTTTCTTATGGAGCCTCGTAATACCGAGGCTCCTGCAGCTTTTACAGCAAGGCCAATAGCGACGGTATGCTCATAGCTTTCTAGAGTACACGGTCCTGCAATAAGTAAAGGGGAACCATAGCCTATAGATATATCCTCCGATAGGGGGATTATCATGTTTCGATCTTCGCTGCATCGTTTTAGTGCGTGGGGGAGAGGATAGGTAGTCGGTAAAATAGGAAAGTCTCCTCAGTATTTATATGTTAACTCTGTGGTGGATTAGGATTTCCTCCTAAAGAGGTATCAGAAGGCTCTTTTCGTAACAAGCAGTTATAATGGTTATTCGCTCGGAATACACAAATTCGCGCTTGATCCTCTGAAGCGTAATCTGTTTGTAAAAACCCTTGGGTAGCCGCTAAAGGAGCCAATTGCGCGGGAGTCTGGGTTAATGTGGCGTCTGCAAGATACTGACACAGTGCCAAAGGTCCTAAAACAGAAGAAATAGCAGCGACGTGTTCGTCTTCAGCTTGGGTGTTAACAGAGTCAAACATCTGCGACAGTTGCTGAGTACTTACGTGCTGTAGCTGGTAGACCAAGCTTTGACATACCTCAGGGTAAGCTGTGTTAGAACGAACTAGAGAGAAAAGAAACGCTTTTTGGGCATTGATATAACTAGACAGGAATGAGTAGTTTTCCCCTACGATTCGGATCCATAAAGCGAGTTGAGTTATAATCTCGTTTTTAATTTGCAATTCTTGTTCTGCAAGGTAGATAGATAGCCGGGAATTAAGATCCGAAGGGTTTGCTAGGAGGTTGGGATGACGTTTTAAGAAGCTAAGTAGCAGTAAATCATTAGGTAATGTCGTGCTGAACGGTGAGTTGGCATTTTGTGCCGTAGATTTATGACCTACAATATCTAAATAATGAATAAATGCAGCCCATGGTTGGGGATATTGCGTTTTTACTTCGTTAAGTAATGCTGCCATTACCTGCTGATCTTTTGCGCGAGTAATGTGAAAAAGCGGTGTTCTTAAGTTTGGAGTTGATACCGCTAGTACTACAGGATCCTTAGCTGCAAATAGAACTGTAGCTTCTATAGCGGCAACGTCTGGGAAAATAGGAGCCTCTTTTGGAGGGGAACAGCTGAGAATTCCAAAAATACTTCCCCCCATAGAGGTTATACGTTCAGAATTCACTCTTTTCCTTAGAGCTTGTTGTAGGTGAGGTTGGAAAATTAACATCAATTGTTTTGCTGCTTCCGAGGTATGCGGATTTTGAAGTAGCGTAGGATATTGCAGTAAGAAGAAGAATATCTTAATGCCTTCAGCATAAGCTTTATCCAAAGGAGCCGCCGAGGTTATTAACTGATCTAGGGGCTTAAATATCGGGGAACGTACAAAATCTACATAAGATGCCGATAAACTCGGACTTTGTTGTATGTGAGACAGAATAGTATGCTGTAGTTGCTGCAGATCTCGAAGACCATAAGATCGCGGAGTGTTTTTCATCAACTTAGCAATGAGGGTATATGCTTGCTGTAATTGCGGAATAACGCGAGCACTTTTAAACCCATCACAAAGTCCAAGCGACTGTTCTACCAAGCTTGCGGATTGTTTTTGTGTCCAGCATTTCTGCAAAGCCTCATTTAGCCGTGCTGCACGCTCATGTCGCCATCCTAAAAACCCTGCTAAATCCATTTCAGGACTTACATACACACCTTGTAGGGTATCTTTTACACTACGGTGGAAACTTGCACATACGGGATTGTTAGTCACGCAAGATGGGTGCATGAGCACAAAGGCAAGAAAGAGTACAGCACTGGGAAGTTGCGAGTTTGGTCTTGCAGCAGTTATAGAAGTTAGGAACTTATTGTAGTGAGCAAGAATTTCTGGAGAAAGATTTGCTACAGTTGCATTGACAGATGCGTTATCTATGTTCGAAGAGGCTAAAATAGTAGCACAGAGTTCGACAAGCTCGTCTAAGTAGGCTTGAAACTGCACTTGTTTTTGCCGTTCTTCTTCAGGTAACCTTGCAAGATCTCTGTCAGAAAGTAATAGCTGAGATAGAAACTCCATAACTAATAATAATTGATCCGACGCAGAAGTTATGGGGATTGCCTCATTTTTGAAAATGTTGCTTAATATGGGGCCTGAAGGTTGTGTACGACTAAGTTCTTGTATTAAATCTACGAGCATTTCAGGAGCTTCTGCCATTTGGCCTAAAAGCAGAGCCCTGACGTTTGCTTCCCCTCCCATTCTTGTTACGCGCTGCTCACTGACAGTATGTAGAGCAAGATTACGAAGGTAGCTAATCGCTTTCGGAGTATGGATAAAGGAAAGAAGAATGTTATCATACAAGGCTTGCATAGTAGGCTGATTTTGAGATTGCCTGAGAATAGCAGCCATGTTTTGTGATAGTAGTCGGTTCTCTGTTGAGGAGTTCGCAAAGGGTAACTGTAAAATTCGCTCTGCTTCTTGAAGAAAGGCATTTGGAGAATTTAGACGCTGTAGGGAAGCTAACCACCCTATATAACAAGAGCGGTAAAAACAGTTTCCATCTCCGGGAACATCAATAATGTAGTAGGAAGCATCCAAATGTTTTAGCTGCGCTAATAGTAAATGAGCTACTTGAGTACTTTCTGCTTCAGGGGGGGCTCTAAGTACTTGTTCTTGTAGAGAGCTCATCATATACGCAAAGACATCAGAAACCCGAGAAGGATAGGTAGCTATAAAAAGAGGATTGAGAGTTTCGTGAGGGGAGATAGTTAGGCGCGCGCCAGTAGGCGTTATTCCCTGGGCTTTAGCATGCACCATGGCTTCCAAAGAATTTGCAATTACTCCCGGGGGCAATTGTCCTAAACTTCTAATTGTGGCTGCAATTTCTTGAATGGTAGGTCCTTTTTTAGGGGGCGGAGCAGGCTGAGGAGCTTCAGGGGAAGGAACCCCTGAGTCTGGAGGCGTAGGGAATAATGGAGGAGTGACTATAGGGGAGGGAGCAGGTGCCGGAGGAAGATCTTCTACTGCGGCTTCCTCTGGAGGAGATACTTGAGGAGCTTCTTCTGGAGCTGGAAGCTCTTCTTCTTCTGTTACATCAGGTACAGGTAAAGGTGCAGGTAAGACCGTCACATCTTTAGTAGTCTCTTTAGGCGCTTGTTGGGGCTCCTCTTCTTGTGGCGCTGTAACTGTAGCGGTGGGAGGTAATGGAAGCGGTTGTGGAGGTAAAAGAGGCTGTTGTTCAGCTTCTAAAACTTCTCTTTCTCCTGGTCGAGGTGGTTTCGGACTTGGTGGGGGAACTCTTGGTTCCGGTTCGGGGGCAGAGATAACAGGAATAATAGGTAATGCCTGATCCTCGATTACATGATTTCTGCAGTAATGGATAAGTAAAAGAAGACCAAAAGTAAGAATATGAAGAATCACATAAGCGATGATCCTAAAAATCCGAGTACAAAGAGAATCTTCCGGATTAGTTTTTAGATGGTAAAAACTATTCTCTCCTGGAGGAGGGCAGGAGGGAGGTGTTGCTGGGGGTAACGCCATAATTACAAATAATTTTATTTAATTACATACACACTCGCTTTCAAACTTTAATTAAATTAAAAGCATTTTCGAGTTTGATGATTTAATATGTCTCATGTAGAGTATAGCATATTTACTGTTTTACAACATTTGTTTTATGAAATTGACATTTTCCCCCCTCAGAGTCTTATTTTGTTGTTGTTGTTTATTATTAGCGGGTTGCGCTTCTTCTCCTGATAGGAGCCGGGTGTGGATAGTTGGTACAAATGCTACTTATCCCCCCTTCGAATTTATTGATGAAAACGGCCAAGTTGTAGGGTTTGATATCGATTTAGCAGAGGCTCTCAGTAAAAAGCTAGGTAAGAGGTTGGAAGTTAGGGAGTTTGCGTTTGACGCCTTAATTTTAAATTTAAAAAAGCATCGTATTGACGCTCTTTTAGCGGGAATGTCTATAACAAGGTCTCGTCAAAAAGAAATTGCTATGATCCCCTATCACGGAGAGGGAGTCTGTGAGCTCACGGTAGTCTCTAAACAAACTCTAAATAATCAGGGTGTTCTTCCCCTATCTCAGTATTCTTCTATTGCTGTGCAGACAGGAACATTTCATGAGGACTATTTACTTTCTCTTCCCGGGGTTTGTGTCCGCTCTTTTGACAGTACATTAGAAGTAATTATGGAAGTGAAGTGTAGGAAGTCTCCAATCGCCATTCTCGAGCCCTCTGTTGCCCGCGTTGTTTTACGGGATTTCCCAGACCTGCATGCTGTAAATATAGCGCTCCCCGAAGAGTGGTGGGTTTTAGGTTGTGGCATTGGAATAG
This window of the Chlamydia sp. BM-2023 genome carries:
- a CDS encoding MYG1 family protein → MRIPRSVGTHDGSFHADEVTACALLILFDLIDEGKIIRTRNPDKLAECEYVCDVGGIYSLDQKRFDHHQVSYEGPWSSAGMILNYLKGQRLIDLEEYHFLNHTLIHGVDEQDNGRFFSKEGFCSFSDIIKIYNPEEGRNSSDADFFFALKFTIDLLKRLRSKFRYDRMCRDVVRSAMEKDEFCLYFDRPLAWQENFFFLGGEQHPAAFVCFPSCDQWILRGIPPTLDRRMEVRIPFPENWAGLLGKELEEVSGLPGAIFCHKGLFLSVWDSQEHCRRALQLVLENRGLV
- a CDS encoding LOG family protein, whose product is MYNLFHRNHDATSPDGYLTSPLRMLSQNTYEGEIEITNIPEYFLGFHLPKHCLHLNLKSSLAQLGVDAKITESEISKARCRARLLLQISSHDPIASVMLTLLEPGDYIAKLFASDDRRLVRSIQYLERMLKHTDKEGAPLLCFGKKLEHLISLDVIDDRLVITLPTLPGVIQYDHKIYGLLPLIGKALGQPNLRVRNFLSLYQHKVEREKLPLSNHILLIKTEPLHIRTVFARVVNDLLPEGVTHTAANILEPTTQESGDIYEFHGTSSVPVERIPLEFFTIEPYKEHSFFCYRDLLKSSLESDKCIFDIFQTAPGEKEKVSTFISKGSEILHLSSDSWLVGSAESLYNKEHSYPENIQEYIEEQPCFPFLQAMETGHITSQGVLFSRYFPSSCLKGMLLSYHVNYYLQQIYFQIPSYNYGGYFSEHDRSLLMDLYFAGIAIFWVDQTSNRVLQYVKRRGKDSGMFVPAKRIQEFRSAYFIGIHGSCIVSEGYKQDLRDLLKGLHELTQTMTLPGFPPGTPLAIMTGGGPGAMAIGNEVAEELNLLSCGNNIDFEGSPVSHQKANCYLQAKMTYRLSSLIQRQEHFHVDLALFVTGGMGTDFEFSLELISIKTGKKPPVPIFLIGSADYWREKVTPAYQSNCKSGTNRGSEWVSNCVFCISSPQAGIEIFRQYMDNSLPIGPDYPPYPEGFMVV
- a CDS encoding histidine triad nucleotide-binding protein is translated as MTIFEKIIEGSIDCEKVFENENFIVIKDRFPQAAVHLLIIPRKHIKRLQDMQDGDFSLLAEAGKIIQQLAEDFAIADGYRVVINNGTEGGQSVFHLHIHLLGGSSLGAIA
- a CDS encoding HEAT repeat domain-containing protein; the protein is MRHYLLIHNFSEATKEAKKLLSSECSLVNARLALKALAQGKEYESWSREFAKCQRSHPQISKDRDVLEDFALQVLSDGICHPSMTVRAVSVLSIGLARDFRLAPLVLSALYDDSVIVRTLALQVVLQYGSKSLKDTVCKIARDDDSMQVRMMAYQVAAILGIEELLPYLKERAGNQLIDGEERREAWKASLMLTPQLITGAKIQEDMDQALFACELFRQGGEEKDENVLLDLLSIQYPEVQEAALRTALACGRDISCGSKKIADQVRYIAQTSPVPKVRLQSAALLYLQGDPLGEEKLVEGLLSPFVSVCEAASAAVCSLGIQGKELADKYLHSVVSRKAAANLAILLLVCRENIEKAGDVIAEFISDPEMCWAVEQFLWDSQWTPKNETLPLYFDMVKREIARKLIRLLAVAKYSKVKKVTRDFLAGRQQQGWSFFSGLFWEEGDEQAAETWKGDKSFASKLESILAALCKKKTNESLHEAIGLYPESRWQDKLAILEGVAFSENTEAIEFLLNCCYHETPSLRSAAAGALFALFK
- a CDS encoding transporter substrate-binding domain-containing protein; its protein translation is MKLTFSPLRVLFCCCCLLLAGCASSPDRSRVWIVGTNATYPPFEFIDENGQVVGFDIDLAEALSKKLGKRLEVREFAFDALILNLKKHRIDALLAGMSITRSRQKEIAMIPYHGEGVCELTVVSKQTLNNQGVLPLSQYSSIAVQTGTFHEDYLLSLPGVCVRSFDSTLEVIMEVKCRKSPIAILEPSVARVVLRDFPDLHAVNIALPEEWWVLGCGIGIAKDRPEHVAEVEQALNELQSEGVVKDLTKKWGLN
- a CDS encoding sodium:solute symporter family protein, coding for MNFGLFLCCLLGVQAFCLFVGRKGGSTIQDREGYFLAGRSLKTFSLMMTFIATQIGGGVLLGAAEEAARYGYGVIFYPLGVALGLVLLGMGPGKKLAAGSIVTVVTVFESVYKSKKLRKMAFLLSALSLFFILVAQIVALDKLFSVFSYGKFLTAIFWSTLVFYTSAGGFRGVVRTDIIQALFLLAAVLTCTISVWLGSRELTPILAPSFSPLPTSKLPGWIFMPMVFMIVEQDMVQRCVAASSPKRLQWAAILAGIVILLFNFIPLFLGSLGAKLGIAQGCVLIDTVSYISGPSLAAVMAAAIGVAILSTADSLISAVAQLISEEVPKISSINYRYLIFAIALAAPLTAIGFTNIVDLLMLSYSLSVCCLSVPIGAALLTRYQASSASAWAAVLMGGAVYSSGYFITIPFSRDLIAWLCSLLAFILIELGYVYYKKPIKEKA
- the aroF gene encoding 3-deoxy-7-phosphoheptulonate synthase; translated protein: MLPTTYPLPHALKRCSEDRNMIIPLSEDISIGYGSPLLIAGPCTLESYEHTVAIGLAVKAAGASVLRGSIRKPRTSPYTFQGWDREKVSWHKEAQRIHGLLTETEVLDVRDVEITAENVDILRIGARNMQNFSLLQEVAQSHRPIILKRNPSATIEEWLCSAEYLLNSPSCPGVILCERGIRSFETSTRYTLDLNTLVLLKEISPLPVIVDPSHASGKSSLVAPLAKAALAAGADGLMIEVHERPEKALCDGKQHITPEELCELYALEREKYSDDLCQKS